In the Aquimarina spinulae genome, AACTCCTCTCAGGCTGATACTGTCCCCAGTCTTGCGGCAAGAGTAAAACATAAATTAAAAATAAAAAATCCATACTGCGTCGCATATGATTTGCTTTTTGGGTGCCCTGGCTGGATAGAAGGAGTCATACAAGCCCAATCATATATAAAAAGTAGTATGGCTCAAAAATGTCTTGTTATTGGGGCAGAAACTTTATCTCGTGTTATAGATAAACATGATCGGGATTCTATGATTTATTCTGATGGATCTGGAGCTGTGATACTAGAAAAAACAAAACAACCCGGAGGGATAATTTCTTCTATAAGTGCTTCTTATACACTTGAAGAAAGTAATTTTTTATTCTTCGGAAAAACAAACAATAACATCTCTAATGATGATACGAGATACATCAAAATGCATGGAAGAAAAATATATGAATTTGCTTTAAATCAAGTGCCAAAAGCAATGAAAGTCTGCCTTGATAAAACTAATATTAACATCACAGATATCAAAAAAATTATCATTCATCAAGCTAATGAGAAAATGGATGAAGCTATTGTAAAAAGGTTCTATGATCTATATGACCAGAAAGTCCCCGACGGCATTATGCCCATGACTATTCAAAAGCTAGGAAATAGTAGTGTTGCTACTGTTCCTACTTTATATGACCTTATT is a window encoding:
- a CDS encoding 3-oxoacyl-ACP synthase III family protein, translated to MNIKITGTGSYIPNEIKKNDDFTNHQFFTENKVLIEHNTTAIIDKFKKITGIEERRYASTHQNTSDLAFLSAKKAIIDSKIDPETLDYIIVAHNFGNVDKNSSQADTVPSLAARVKHKLKIKNPYCVAYDLLFGCPGWIEGVIQAQSYIKSSMAQKCLVIGAETLSRVIDKHDRDSMIYSDGSGAVILEKTKQPGGIISSISASYTLEESNFLFFGKTNNNISNDDTRYIKMHGRKIYEFALNQVPKAMKVCLDKTNINITDIKKIIIHQANEKMDEAIVKRFYDLYDQKVPDGIMPMTIQKLGNSSVATVPTLYDLILNGKVENQSIKEGDILLFASVGAGMNINTLLYQF